One Salvia miltiorrhiza cultivar Shanhuang (shh) chromosome 6, IMPLAD_Smil_shh, whole genome shotgun sequence genomic window, acaattcatatatttatacagcgaattcatacttGTTCTActtaaaattaatacattaaaaattgctcttatttcttattttaaaatgtccTCTTACGGTAGcacacccctatatatatatatatatatatatatatatataaatatatatatagggacgcgctccagtgagaccccctaattttcgtgtaacatgagtacaataaataagatatataatactaatgaacaaaacgtatatctcatgaacaagatgtatatactgatgaaaaataaaatttaaaaattcgtaatgaataagacatatatactgatgaacagggccgtatatactgatgaacaatgcagtatatactgatgaataacaaaatttaaaatattctgctccctccagaattcgaaccctgcgaaaaaaaatcaccctccagatacaatatcagccataggattgataaaataaacgcaccaaatcgtaccctaaatctcactaaaattagggggtcttattggagcggccccctatatatatatagatatagttaGGTTACATTGAAAATGTTATTTTGTGTGTAAAATGAGAATAGTTAATAAACTAGTATAAATCTATGAATAAGATGTATGTAATgcatacactacaaaaaaacgccgaAATACCGACGGGAATTACTGGCGGCGGAGCTTCCGCCGGTAATTACCAGCGGCACAACGACGGCAAATAAGGCGACCCGTCTTTTTaaatttaccggcggcattacCGGCTGCATCGTCGCCGCcagtatttataaaataatttattttaagtttaattttaattgtggatattatttaccggcggcaacgccgtcggtaattaccggcgtCGTGTTGCCGCCGctatttgttaaattaaatcGCGTCTCCCCTTCCCAGATCCCCTTTTCACCCAGCCGCGCGCCGCCGGCTAGCCACCCCTGCAggtcctctttctctctcactttcacatctcattttctttctttatcgTCTCAGTTAGATGATGCCGATGCCGATGCCgctgccgccaccaccaccgctccACTGCCGACCACTACCGTCCACTCTCGTtctcgctattttatttatttattaattattttgttagattaaatttaatgttaattagattaattttaattaatttataatatgcgAAGTgtgataaattttaattagttagattaatttaaaatttatttttactattattttgttagaatctaattaatgttaattagattaattttaattaatttataatatgtgaagtataattaattttaattagttagattaatttgttagattagttttaaatttgtttttactatgattttgttagaatctaattaatgttaattagattaattttaaatttgtttttacaattattttgttagaatctaattaatgttaattagattaatgttaattaaattaaagtttgattaattataaagcgTGACTaattttaagtatgaatttgttagatatttatttatgttagataattttgttaaattaagtatgattaattgaattttaagtatgctaGCATGTATTTATgatgaaatgatatgttattatatattgtgggatagatttaatcaatttcttaaggatcttctccctttgggatagaaattgattatttcttaaggatcttctccaaAAAATGATtgttttcaatttaattactttatttttatggctttatatgtattgtattatttcaacaatggggggccgggtagacctagtataggcttagtaaattatgACCAGtatggtcactatagctgctggtagagtcgagcacttggtagttaggatagtggggttatgctgtcgaaatttcgtttgattcaaataatttatgatcttttatttatttttttcaattagaatttgcaagaatgagtgataatcgtatgtggatgtacgcgagatacaatgatcgttctgcatttgaaacgggtcTTGAGAGTTTCCTTGAGTATGCTataaatcaaacggcgtacacagatggagaatataacattaggtgcccgtgtaagaagtgcaagaatgcAGCCTTTTTATCAGTACCTAcagtcagagaacatgttagtaggcgttTGTCCTCAATTACACAACCTGGGTttatcacggggaagcaccgatgTATATGCCGACAGAACATGCTGGAACTAGTAATTACCAAGTAATAGATGAGGATAATGGGTCATACAATAACttcgaaaggatggtgcatgatcatgcTGGACTTAGTAATTACCAAGATCTTCCAAATCTGGAGGAGCCGCCCAATCCTGACACTCAACAGATTTATGGCATGTTGAACGCAGCCGATAATCCATTGTACCCATCCTGTGACACTTACTCACAGTTATCCTGGATGACTCAATTTATGATCATAAAGGCTGAAAaccacatgtcagagagatgCTACAATCAGTTGTCGTCGATGTTTAAAACGGCATTACCGAAGgataacaactgtccagaagacttttATAGTACGAAGAGAAATCTACGCGGTTTGGGTTTGCCGGTAGAGAAAATCGATTGTTGTGTTAATAAATGCATGTTATATTGGAGGAACGATAGTGAGTTGCACAGTTGTAACTTCTACGGCAAGTCACATATAAGGAGACACAACGTGCATCTGGAAGATTACGAAAGAAACTTGTTCCCGCTAAACAGATGCACTACTTTTCTTTGACGCCCCGACTGCAGAGGTTGTTTGCATCTACAACAACAGTCGAGAATATGCGTTGGCATGCAATTCAATAGACGATGGGGTTATGCGCCACCCGGCAGACTCTCCGACATGGAAACACTTGGAGGTTGACTCCGCCAACGGTGAAGGAGTCGTACTTTCAGGAATTAAAGGTATAATTAAATTTGtagtacatataaatttatcattatatattgttaaaatgttatatattaaatcaactatttctttcaacagaaagagtttactTGGTCGCCTGAGGACGAGCCTGAGGTAAGGGCGATGTGGGAGCACAAAGCCAGCAAGAGGTACAgtgacatgatgagcgactacaagagaAAGCTCAGGGCTAGTATCGACGCAGGGCGGGAAATGGATAGACCCCTCTGGATGTCTGCTGAATTCTGGACGGGACTCCAGGCATACTGGGACCAGGAGCCTATTCAGGCCGTTTCCCAGCGAGCACGTGCGAACCGGATGTTTGAGCCTGATGGACCTGGTACAGGGATCAGCAGGCACGTGGGAGGGTCTTAGTCCACTCGTATATTGCAGTAGAGTCTGGTTAGTAGttaattatcaaataagttCATAAGTAATATCGTAAATAATATCGCaaataatataacttatttatcttatacaTGCATGAACAGAGCTTGGAGACTGATCTCTCCCAGGGTGCACATGATTATAGCACCTTCCTCCACCTCCACATGTGCTCAGATGGAACTTTTCTGTCACCGAGGGATGAGAGAATAgatgtaagtgtttaagtttaatcaaatattaatacatagtgaaatgtatttatttttctaacaattatgcattgttatgtatgaattagacGGAGATTCGTCGCATTGCTGTTGAGACAGGACGAGAGGATCGACTCGATGAGGTATACTTCGAGGTCGTACACCCCGACAGGTCACAGCTCTACAGCACTGGAAGTGCCGGTCGGAGCCAGGTTAGTAGGGGATTTACTCACAGCACTGGCGCTTCTGGGATGTCTCAGCAGCTGTATGAGACatggatctccacgctggaggagcggcTGCAAAAGGCTGAGGAGGACAGGGCTGCAGAACGAGCGGAACGTCAAGCCCTCCATGAGCGGATGGCTATGATGGAGCAGTATATGAGGCAGACGGGCAAGCTACCTCCATCCTCTActcatgatgatgatgatgatgatgatgatgatgattaggTCTATGATCCCTGGTAGGGCTGTATACGAACCaagccgagccgaataccttcaggctcgagctcggttgGTAAAGATTTGGTTCAGCTCGAGTTCCGCTctagctcgaattcgagcttaaaaatgagctcgagctcggctcgcttATATAATACGAAGCTCGAGTTTGATTCGAATTCGGctcgttaattattcgtttatctcgagctcggctcgaatttCAAGCACGATTTCAaattcaagctcgaattcgagctcggttcgaattatttatatattaaggtttcattaaaataaaaaatatatatttgttcatatattactagactatttatgaatcataatttataatttatttttaacaaatagataatttatcaagttaatagtattttttttttaaattatgagtattatttttattatttaaaaaatatttaacaaataaaatatataaaattattatttaatgaacctATTCGCGAACATATTCGTGAACCTATTCGCAAACatattcgcgagcctattcgcgaataggttcgagccgaacatgttcgcgagctcacaAGCCGAACATGCacaggctcgagttcggctcgataattttatcgagctcggattcgggctcgagttcggctcgtttAGAAAACGAATGAATTTCGAACGAGTTTTTTTCAAGCCGAGCCCcaaatagttcgcgagcggcttggttcaTTTACATCCCTAATCCCTAGTCCATCGTCTTgacttttatatatttatattttgttgaactaGTTATTTCATGCATGTTTTGAAACAAAATTACACTTGACACTTTGTTTTAtacatttatgttttattgaactatttatttcatgtttagaaacaacattgcatttaATTAACATGTgtaaatgaattcaaaatacattccaattaccaaattaaaatacttatgatgtataaactagattgataaaaatatatatatatacattaaaaaataataaataaatattttttcgacataaaaataagaacttaaacaaataaattcaaaatacattgcaattaccaaattaaaatacttatggtgtataaactagattgattaaaaaaattaaataataaattaataaataaatatttttccgacataaaaataaagacgGAAACGAGGCCGATACGTAACTAACAACATCTcttgtatatcatctcgacatattctaatgTTATGAAtgtatatgatattgtatattgaagtagactttaaatgaattaataggtactaaatatatcaataatacgagtgttctgtactgatgaccactcgaaaagaatttcaaggttaagcgtgcttgacttagagcacatcTAAAATGGGTAACCGACtgggaaaataaataaataaacaaattaaattaaataaaataaataaattctacAATATTAGCGGCAGTAATCGCAGCCGCCGGTAATTCTCCGGCTTTTAACGACGACATTACCGGCGGCGTATgcttgccgccggtaattgaaTTACCGACGAGGACGTTACTTGCGGCAAGTCGCCGCCGGTAATGTCTTTACCGGCCGACTACCGACGggaaatgccgccggtaatagtCCTTTTTTTATAGTGATAAATAACGTATTCAAAAAATATAGTGAAATTTATGCCCTCTCAAAAATttgaacttaaatttaaatGGTTATTCGTGCATTGTAAAAAgcttattcatatattttattaatttattcaaatgaGTTCTCGTTCTAACAAAGAATAGCATTCTCACTGAATTATTTCTCTACATATATATTAGCCAAGTAGTGGATCTAGGTAATGCACATAATCATTTGAGGTCTTGGATAGCATATATAAGGATAGTTATCATTCGGGAATGTAAAACATGGCCTAAGTAATTAAAGGCAGCCCACTAACTCAACAATTACAACTGATTTACCAGATTAAATGCGGCCCTAAGAATAATTAGTCCAACATATAATGAAGCAAAGCGGATGGCATCGTCAGGGATCTTCTCTAGTTTTTCCGAAAGCTTTGCATGAAATATCTGTGTTGATAATGAACCAATTACTCAATGGGGTTCGTGAAGGTCTAATTATGTAAGAGTATCCGCAATTGGCTTACTTGATAGTgagttgtgttattgagtaagtagtgctgcattggggttacttgataacattaattttgatttttatgttttttatttaaatttagttgctcaaatttaaataacatatttttctaatagttaaatacgtcattaaacataaaatttaaaaacacctaaaacatcataaaaaattatataaaaattaaaaacacctaaaacatcataaaaTTACCATcattaaaatcctagtctagaccacgacgcctgagcacgtcggcaaccatggacgcgtgcaataccctttgtgcgtccgtcatgtgcgtcgtatccgcgttcaggagctgcatatcgagctccctcttcttgatatcgttcctccgcgtgtactgggcggtgaatgccctcatctgttggtcggacctgtccaacttctccactatttcgggtggaggctccgagctcATCTGCGACGCTGACgccttccctttcccctttgccgccgccttgttgccaatgggccgggaagaagagatctcctcgctcgacgccgaggtggtaaagccgccctcttccgtagtctttgtcctcttggaggcatgcacgtctccaacgaggtacatcgacttgaacttgggattgttccggagaactttCCACGCGTTCCAAAAATTGAATGAGGCCCTgtgtgggcttcgagccttgaagaggatttgggccttgtcacGAAGCATATCGTCAGAATGACCGGaaggccaattgttgcgcgtctccatccaaatagcttcccagagacgcacatccgcgctcactcgggcccagtggccttgaagttaccggatcttaaggtcgacgccgaTGATGGGGTTGACACGTGCGCGGATCCGTCCCCAATACGCCTCccccttctgatccgtcccacgaatgGCGTCGTTCGTCTCCTCCACCCAaacttggacgatgagatctgtatgctcgggaaggtaagtatgacggaTCCTTACttccttgtcgtgcttgattttgttGGCCATTTCCTTCCTCTGGCCGCCCTTCTTTGGTTTGGAGGCACTCTGCTCTGCACTGACTGGTTCCTCATCGGCTGgggtctcctccaagttgattcctcccatatcggggtgataatcggcggagagatcggggcaccaattaggatcatagaaagggttgtgtggatccatgaaggaagaaaattacaagagaaatggaggagaagaaaagTGGAGAAAAAGAAATGTGAAGAAAAATGGAAGAGAtggggttttttaaagaggagaagaagaagaaaaaaaattgaaacggtcggtcaaagcaCGGAGATCGAGGAAAAGCGgtcaaaattttcatttaaaattcgaatttctctatttttttttattaaattaaggcgcgtgcattgcacgcgccttcCCTCTCCCCCCATCGtgcatactcgaagactcgagtatcCCCTCCTGCAACGCCCTACTCgagtgcaacgctctactcgagtaggCACTCGAGTAGGTGCGTTGCGGATGCTCCATTTTCTTCAcatttcttcttctccaattttcttgtaattttcttccttcatggatccacacaactctttctatgatcctaattggtgccccgatctctccgccgattatcaccccgatatgggaggaatcaacttggaggagacccCAGCCGAGGAGGAACTAGTCAGTGCAGAGGAGAGTGCCTCCAAACCAAAGAAGGGAGGCCGGAGAAAGGAAATGGCCaacaaaatcaagcacgacaaggaaGTAAGGAtccgtcatacttaccttcccgagcatacggatctcatcgtccaagtttgggcggaggagacgaacgacgccatccgtgggacggatcagaaggggGAGGCGTATTGGGGACGGATCCGTGCACGTGTCAACCCCATCATCGACGTCGACCTTAAGATCCGgtaacttcaaggccactgggccCAAGTGAGCGCgaatgtgcgtctctgggaagctatttgggtggagacgcgcaacaattggctTTCCGGTCATTCTGACGATATGCTTCGTGACAAGGCCCAAATCAtcttcaaggctcgaagcccacaaAAGGCCTCATTCAATTTTTGGAACGCGTGAAAAGATCTCtggaacaatcccaagttcaagtcgatgtacctcgttggagacgtgcatgcctccaagaggacaaagactacggaagagggcggctttaccacctcggcgtcgggcgaggagatctcttattcccggcccattggcaacaaggcggcgaaggcggcggcaaaggggaaagggaaggcGTCAGCGTCGCAGATgagctcggagcctccacccgaaatagtggagaggttggacaggtcCGACCAACAAATGAGgacattcaccgcccagtacacGCGGATGAACGATATCAAGGAGaaggagctcgatatgcagctcttgaacgcggatacgacgcacatgacggacacacaaagggcattgcacgcgtccatggtcgccgacgtgctcaggcgtcgtggtctagactaggattttaattatgtaattttaatgatggtaattttatgatgttttaggtgtttttaaattttatgtttaatgacgtatttaactattagaaaaatatgttatttaaatttgagcaactaaatttaaatgaaaaacataaaaatcaaaactaatgttatcaagtaggttatcaagtaaccccaatgcagcactacttactcaataacacaatcaactatcaagtaggctatcaaatAAGCCCATTGCGGATGTTCTAACGCACAAAACTTGTGCGAGACTGTCTTACCGTGAGACTGGTCAATATTCAGATCCAAATCCATACTTCGATgacatttatatttttgtggTGTTTGTACTTACAGATATAGATTCAGATCTGGATTTTGCCTCGTCCCCACAGTGAAACAACCTCATACAAGACTCccctttaatataatataaatattctaATGCACGATACATACCTTCATAGGAAGAATATCTAAAGTGTAGTCTTCTACTTCTCACACCTAGAGACAAGAAATCCAACAACTTATTTTCTGTGTTTCATAGTTTAGATTCAACTAATACAGGTACCTAAATCAATGATTAAGGGGGTGTTTggttaagcttattttaaagagtttataagttccaacaacttataagatagATGTTGCAAAAGAAAATAAGATATAATgattcaagagcttataagttcttaaagTACTTAGATAATTGAACTAATAAGCTAGAGAGAAAATTGCGAGTTAGATGAGATTGAAAGCGTATTATTATAGAAATAACAAATCATAGTAcgattatttttgtaaaatgattattgATTATTAGATTACAAAATTAGGGTTGAGAAACTTATTATTTAGGAAGCTTAATTATAAGTTATTGGAGCTTACTATTTcatcttataagctatttaagaacttattttgccaaacacttctCAAGGgattataagctcctaaacagcttataagttgttttaagtAACTTATAAGCTTTCGCCTTCAGCCAAATACCCCCTAACTCATAATATGTAAGGGTACATCAGTTACTAGTTGCTTATTGTAATCATTTAATTGAATAGTACTCATATAGCTGAACATCAATCTAGGAAACCAAATAATAGCCTAGCAAGGAGCAAACATGAAACATCAAAACTTGAAGAATTTAACATATCGCTAATTAAACGTTTTACTTACCTTTCCAACTGATGTGGAGAGAGATCATTCATCAGGAGGGAAAACGGAAAGCTTGAATCGACGGGCATTGCCAGGCTGCTGATCTTCATGCCTTCTCTTTCTTCCTTCAATTCTCTTGGCGGATGCAGCAGCATGGTTAGACCGGTGCAAGTCCAAAAGTTGGAAGTTTGGTATATCAGCTAGCTGAATTGGAACTTCTCTGAGATTCTCACAGTTCTTTAGCTCAAGACGTTTAAGCCTAGGGAAGTGATGGTTCGAAGCTATCCAGTTCTCCAAATTTGTTCGTCCAATATGCAAGACTTCAAGATGGCGAAAACCACCAGCGGTTGCCTCCCAAGTTTCGCCCCAGAACGCTTTGTCTTTGAGCTTGAGCACCTCGAGTTTGTCAAGTGAGCCGAGGATGGACATATGACCCCAATCAAGAGAGGTATCGCATAATGTAAGACTCCTCAATTGGGTTGGAAATTTATAAGCTGGAGGAAGGCCATGCAGTTGGCGTTCTGCTTCCGAACAAAGGATGATATCATTTATCAGCTTCAGCTTCTCAAGATTGCCCAATTTCCCTAAACTATCGAAGGATCCTTTCTTGTTTTCCAGAAGCCAGGTTAGCTTGCCACGAATGCCCAGTTTCTTCAAATTCCGAGCCTTGCCAAAAACTTCTTCACTACAACTCTCTGGTGAAATTGTTCCGAGCGTTTGAATCTGTTCACCTCCTCTACTACTTTTCCCCGTCTTGCATAAACTAGCAGATGCATTGGTCTTGAAATGCCTCAATTGGATCATGTTCAAAATATCAACTTTAATATCAAGGGTCCGAGATGTTGTGTCGACTATAAGAGTTTGGATGTTAAAAAGTTTTGAGAAAGCTGCAGGAAGCACTGCTGAGGTTGAATTGAATGCCAGTACGATGTACCTTAAGTGAAGCAATCGGTACAACTCACTCGGGAGTTTAGTGAATTTGATTGGCTTGGCCTCTAAAACTCTTAGCAGTTTAAAACCTTCAGGAATGGCTGAAATATATTCTGACTCAATGGGGAATTCATCCTTGGAGAAACAAACAAATGAGCGGACACTTGGACCTCTAGGTTTTTCAGTGAGGAATCTCGAGACGTTGGAATGAATGCAAAGACGGCGATACTTGTTTCCTTCAGAAACTGGAGGTTGAAAGCCTCCATCACTGGAGATCTTAATTTCTTGAAAGAAATTCTCCCTCTCATTTCCAGCTTCGATTCTGCAGAAATCACGCAGCAGATCATGAACACGGCAAGTTTTCACTCTGCCGTCAGCCTTCAACTTGTCAGCTCTAACTAAGTTCCTATTGATAAGATCATCCAAATAGCTTTCTGCGGTTTCCTCCAAGCTGATATTATCCCTTCGCTGTATCAGACCTTCAGCAATCCACATGCGAATCAGTTTCCACACTGGGATCTCAAAGTCTTCAGGAAACATTCCCACATAGAGAAAGCACTCTCTCAAGTGAGAAGGTAACTTCTCATAGCTCAATGATACAATCTTGTCCATTCGTTCCTCTGGGTCATAATGAAGATATGTATTGAAACTTGCAGCAACTTTTCCCCAGGCTCTTTTCATGGCACGCATTTCAGCGGAAGCTGAAAATTTCTTTACAAGAATGCCTCCTATAATTACTATTGCAAGTGGCAACCCACTACATCTTTCAGCAATTTCTCTTCCTTCAAACTCCAACTCAGGAGGAGACTCAGGTTTACCAAACACCTCCAACCGTAGAAGCAACCAACTCTCTTCAAGAGTCAGGAAACGCAACCTATGAGGATCTCTAAAGCGATTAGTATACCGACCCACTTCTTCTTGCCTACTGGTGATCAAGACCTTACCGTTCTTATTGCCCTTGGGTAAAGCAATTAGGAGTTTATCCCAATCTGCAGCTGTCCATACATCATCCATGACAAGTAAGAATTTCCCACTTGCCAGAAAACTAGCCACCAAACTGGCTAACTCCTGATCACTTTTGCGACTAATATCCTCAGTTATCCTAGTGAACTCCTtcaaaatggaaagaaagacaTCCTTCTTTGTGAAATCTTGAGAGACGTAAATCCATATGCGCACTGGGAATTGGTATTGGATCTCTGGATCATGAAAAATCTTACCAGCAAGTGTTGTCTTCCCAAGACCCGGCATCCCAATGATGGAGATGACATCAAGCTGCTCAGTTTTTTCAGCAAGATATCCCATTAAAGTTTCCGCCTCATCTTCAAAACCCACCACATTGTCTTTCCTGAGTATGGGAGCCTGTTCAAAAGATTAACCAAATCTAGAAGATCAATAATagaacaacttt contains:
- the LOC130990587 gene encoding uncharacterized protein LOC130990587 encodes the protein MGLCATRQTLRHGNTWRLTPPTVKESYFQELKKEFTWSPEDEPEVRAMWEHKASKRYSDMMSDYKRKLRASIDAGREMDRPLWMSAEFWTGLQAYWDQEPIQAVSQRARANRMFEPDGPGTGISRHVGGS
- the LOC130990256 gene encoding uncharacterized protein LOC130990256, whose translation is MHEQSLETDLSQGAHDYSTFLHLHMCSDGTFLSPRDERIDTEIRRIAVETGREDRLDEVYFEVVHPDRSQLYSTGSAGRSQVSRGFTHSTGASGMSQQLYETWISTLEERLQKAEEDRAAERAERQALHERMAMMEQYMRQTGKLPPSSTHDDDDDDDDDD
- the LOC130990255 gene encoding putative disease resistance RPP13-like protein 3 — its product is MADAAVEFLLENLKQLLLHHVDLIKDAKNQLEKLENDLRLFKAFLRDSVKKRRKDQTLRELVRQIQSVVYEAEDVIDLFVTRAAENKNRNIFFRAQPNRGQINEQVDSVCRKIKDIYGDKSRVDIAFLNVDEGDPPEQIEAPILRKDNVVGFEDEAETLMGYLAEKTEQLDVISIIGMPGLGKTTLAGKIFHDPEIQYQFPVRIWIYVSQDFTKKDVFLSILKEFTRITEDISRKSDQELASLVASFLASGKFLLVMDDVWTAADWDKLLIALPKGNKNGKVLITSRQEEVGRYTNRFRDPHRLRFLTLEESWLLLRLEVFGKPESPPELEFEGREIAERCSGLPLAIVIIGGILVKKFSASAEMRAMKRAWGKVAASFNTYLHYDPEERMDKIVSLSYEKLPSHLRECFLYVGMFPEDFEIPVWKLIRMWIAEGLIQRRDNISLEETAESYLDDLINRNLVRADKLKADGRVKTCRVHDLLRDFCRIEAGNERENFFQEIKISSDGGFQPPVSEGNKYRRLCIHSNVSRFLTEKPRGPSVRSFVCFSKDEFPIESEYISAIPEGFKLLRVLEAKPIKFTKLPSELYRLLHLRYIVLAFNSTSAVLPAAFSKLFNIQTLIVDTTSRTLDIKVDILNMIQLRHFKTNASASLCKTGKSSRGGEQIQTLGTISPESCSEEVFGKARNLKKLGIRGKLTWLLENKKGSFDSLGKLGNLEKLKLINDIILCSEAERQLHGLPPAYKFPTQLRSLTLCDTSLDWGHMSILGSLDKLEVLKLKDKAFWGETWEATAGGFRHLEVLHIGRTNLENWIASNHHFPRLKRLELKNCENLREVPIQLADIPNFQLLDLHRSNHAAASAKRIEGRKRRHEDQQPGNARRFKLSVFPPDE